In Microbacterium sp. ABRD28, the genomic stretch ACCCTCGTCGACCGCGGGCATCGCGAGTTGCCGATCCGCCCCGACTTCGTCGGCAAGAACCTTCCGAGCGCTCGTGAAGAGCGGGTGAACGTGCGTCTCCGCGAGATCGACGGCGAGGATTCGGTCTCGATCGAGGGGAGTGGAGCATGAGGCACCTGCTCGACACCAAGACCCTCGACCGGCAGACAGCGATCGGCATCCTCGACGTCGCCGAAGACATGGCCGACACCCAGCGCCGCGAGGTCAAGAAGCTCCCGACGCTGCGCGGCAAGACGGTGGTGAACCTCTTCTTCGAAGACTCCACCCGCACCCGCATCTCCTTCGAAGCGGCGGCCAAGCGCCTGTCGGCCGACGTCATCAACTTCTCGGCCAAGGGCTCGAGCGTGTCGAAGGGCGAGTCGCTCCAGGACACCGCGCAGACGCTGCAGGCGATGGGCGCCGACGCGGTCGTCATCCGCCACGGCGCCTCGGGCGCCCCGCGCACGCTTGCGACGAGCGGGTGGATCACCGCCGGAGTGGTCAACGCCGGTGACGGCACCCACGAACACCCCACTCAGGCCCTGCTCGACGCGTTCACGATCCGCAAGCGCCGCTTCGGCGACGGCAGTCGCGGCCGCGGCCTCGACGGCATCCGTGTGACGATCGTCGGCGACATCCTCCACTCTCGGGTCGCCCGCTCCAATGTCTGGCTGCTCACCGCGCTCGGTGCCGACATCACCCTCGTCGCCCCGCCGACGCTCATCCCCCAGGATGTCTCGGATTGGCCGGTCACGGTCCAGTACGACCTCGACCGGGCGATCGCCGACGGTCCGGACGCGGTGATGATGCTGCGGATCCAGCTCGAGCGGATGCGCGCGGCCTACTTCCCCACCGAGCGGGAGTATGCGCGGGTCTGGGGCCTGTCACGGCAACGGGTCGCGGCCCTTCCGCCCGATACGATGGTCTTGCACCCCGGTCCGATGAACAGAGGGCTGGAGATCGCCGCCGAAGCCGCGGATTCCGAGCGATCGACGGTGCTCGAGCAGGTGACCAACGGTGTGTCCGTGCGGATGGCCGTGCTGTACCTCCTGCTGGCCGGCGAGCGCGACGACGAGAGAGAGGACGGACGATGAGCGCCCCTCACCCCGTCACCCCGGCCCCCGTTCTGATCCGCGGCGCGGCGCCCCTCGCCGGAGCGCATGCGGACATCCTCATCGAGCACGGTGCGATCTCCGAGATCGGCTCGGGCCTCAGCCGCGCGGGTGCCACGGTGATCGACGCCGACGGGCTGATCGCCCTCCCGGGCCTGGTCGACCTCCACGCCCACCTGCGTGAGCCCGGGTTCGAGCACGCCGAGACGGTTCTGACCGGCTCGCGTGCGGCGGCTGCCGGCGGCTACACGACGGTCTTCGCGATGCCGAACACCTCGCCCGTGGCCGACACCGCGGGCGTCGTCGAGCAGGAGCTCGCGCTCGGTGAGGCCGCCGGCTACGTCACGGTGCAGCCGATCGGCGCCGTCACGGTTGGGCAGCGCGGCGAGAGCCTCGCCGAGCTGGGAGCGATGGCGCACTCCCGCGCGCGTGTCCGGGTGTTCAGCGACGACGGGTTCTGCGTCTGGGACCCCCTGATCATGCGCCGTGCGCTCGAATACGTGAAGGCGTTCGACGGCGTCATCGCCCAGCACGCGCAAGACCCGCGGCTCACCGAGGGCGCGCAGATGAACGAGGGCGCGGTCTCGGCGGAGCTCGGCCTCGCCGGCTGGCCCGCGGTCGCGGAGGAGTCGATCATCGCTCGCGACGTCCTCCTCGCCGAGCACGTCGGCTCTCGCCTGCACGTCTGCCACCTCTCCACCGCCGGATCGGTCGACATCATCCGGTGGGCCAAGCGCCGCGGAGTGGCGGTGACCGCCGAGGTCACCCCGCACCACCTGCTGCTCACCGACGAGCTCGTCCGCGGCTACGACGCCCGGTTCAAAGTCAACCCGCCGCTTCGCCGTGACGAAGACGTGCGCGCGGTGCGGGAGGGCCTCGCGGACGGCACGATCGACATCGTGGCCACCGATCACGCCCCGCATCCCGCCGAGGCGAAGGCGTGCGAGTGGCAGGCTGCGGCCAACGGAATGGTCGGACTCGAGAGCGCGCTGCGGGTCGTGCATGAGGCGATGGTCGACACCGGGATGCTGGGGTGGCCCGACGTCGCCCGTGTGATGTCCGAGGCGCCCGCCCGTATCGGCCGCCTCGCCGGCGCCGGCACGCCGCTCGCCGCCGGACAGCCGGCGTCGCTGACCCTGTACGACCCTGCCGCGTCGCGGCCGTTCACCACGGCCGACCTGCGCGGTCGGAGCGAGAACTCACCGTACCTCGGCCGTGCCCTTCCGGGGGAGGTCCGCTGGACCTTCCATCGCGGGGTGGTCACCGTCGCCGACGGCGACGTGCTCGACGCCCCGGGGGTGTACGCATGACCCGCGAGGGTGCACTCATCGTCACCCTCGCCGGGGTCGTCGTCGTTCTCCTCCTCCTCGTCTGGGCGTGGCGCCGACGATCTCGTCGCGACGCGGGCCTGACGGCGCCCGTGGGGATGCCCCCCGAGGGCGCCGCCGAGCTCGCCCGTTTCGGCGTGCTGTACGTCGCCACCACCCGCCACGACGAACCGCTGGAGCGTCTCGCGATCCGCCACCTGGGCTTCCGCGCCCGCGGCGAGGTCACCGTGACCGACGGCGGCGTCGCGGTCGATCTCGACGGCGCCCCCGGGCTCTTCCTCGCCGGCGCCCGCCTCGCCGCCGTCGACCAGGCGACCGTCGCCATCGATCGTGTCGTCGAGTCGGGCGGCCTCACCCGCCTCGTCTGGCGGCTCGACGACGGAACTCCCGTCGACTCCTACTTCCGGCCGCAGGAAGCCTCCGCACAGGCCCTTGCGACCGCCATCCGACCGCTCGTTCCCCCGACTGGAGACGACACATGACCCGGCTCCCCACCACAGGCCTGACCACCACCGACCCCGCCGTCCTCGTCCTCGAGGACGGCACCCGTCACACCGGGCGCGCCTACGGGGCGCGGGGCACGACCCTCGGCGAGGTCGTCTTCTCCACCGGCATGACCGGCTACCAGGAGACCCTGACCGACCCGTCGTACGCCGGCCAGATCGTGCTGCAGACCGCCCCGCATATCGGCAACACCGGCATGAACTCGGAGGACGTCGAGTCGCGCCGCATCTGGGTGGCCGGCTACATCGTCCGCGACCCCGCGCGTGTGGTGTCGAACTGGCGCTCCGAGCAGTCGCTCGACGACGCCCTGGCCGCTGACGGGATCGTCGGCATCAGCGGGATCGACACGCGCGCCGTCACTCGGCACATCCGCTCCGCCGGCAGCATGCGCGGGGGGATCTTCTCGGGCGAAGCCGCCGGCTGGGACGCCGACGAACAGCTCCGCGTGGTGAAGGAGGCTCCGGAGATGACGGGGCAGAACCTCTCATCGACGGTCTCGGTGACCGCCGCGGAGGTCACACCCGCGCGTGGCGAGCGCCTCGGCAACCTGGCGGTGCTCGACCTCGGCGTCAAGCAGGCCACGATCGAGAACCTCGCCGATCGGGGCTTCGACGTGCACGTCCTGCCGCAGGACGCCACGATCGCCGACATCCGCGCGATCGACCCCGTCGCGGTGTTCTACTCCAACGGACCCGGCGACCCGGCCGCGTCGGCCGCGCATGTCGAGCTGCTGCGCGCTGTGCTCGATGACCGCCTGCCCTTCTTCGGCATCTGCTTCGGAAATCAGCTGCTCGGCCGCGCCCTCGGTCTCGGCACCTACAAGCTGCCCTTCGGCCATCGCGGCATCAATCAGCCGGTGCTCGACAAGGTCACCGGGCGGGTCGAGATCACCGCCCACAACCACGGCTTCGCCGTCGACGCGCCGCTGGAGGGCTCTTTCGAGAGCCCGCAGGGGTACGGGCGGGTCGAGGTGAGCCACATCGGTTTGAACGACAACGTCGTCGAGGGGCTTCGAGCCCTCGACATCCCCGCCTTCTCGGTTCAGTACCACCCCGAGGCGGCGGCTGGTCCGCACGACGCCAACTATCTGTTCGACCGGTTCCGCGACATGGTGCGTGCGCATCGTGACGCCCGTTCCGGTGCCGGTGACACCCAGGAGAGCAACGACTGATGCCCAAGCGCGACGACATCCACAGCGTCCTCGTCATCGGGTCCGGCCCGATCGTCATCGGCCAGGCCGCCGAGTTCGACTACTCCGGAACCCAGGCGTGCCGGGTCCTGCGCGCCGAGGGGGTGCGGGTCATCCTCGTCAACCCCAATCCGGCGACGATCATGACCGACCCCGACTTCGCCGATGCGACCTACATCGAACCGATCACCGCAGACGTGCTCGAGACGATCATCGCCAAGGAGAAGCCCGACGCGATCCTGCCGACCCTCGGCGGCCAGACCGCGTTGAACGCCGCCATCTCGCTGCACGAGAAGGGCATCCTCGACAAGTACGGCGTCGAGCTGATCGGCGCCAAGGTCGATGCCATCCGCAAGGGCGAGGACCGTCAGGTCTTCAAGGAGCTCGTCATCGAAGCGGGCGCGGATGTCGCGGCCAGCCGCATCTGCCACACAATGGACGAGGTGCTCGCCGGGGCCGCCGAGCTCGGCTACCCCCTCGTCGTGCGTCCGTCGTTCACGATGGGCGGCCTCGGGTCCGGCTTCGCCTTCGACGAGGCCGACCTCCGCCGCATCGCGGGTGCGGGCCTCCACGACTCGCCCACCCACGAGGTGCTCCTCGAGGAGTCGATCCTCGGGTGGAAGGAGTATGAGCTCGAGCTCATGCGCGACACCGCCGACAACACCGTCGTGGTCTGCACCATCGAGAACGTCGACCCGGTCGGGGTGCACACGGGGGATTCGATCACCGTCGCGCCGTCGCTCACGCTCACCGACCGCGAGTACCAGAAGCTCCGCGACATCGGCATCGACATCATCCGCGCCGTGGGGGTGGACACCGGCGGCTGCAACATCCAGTTCGCCGTCAATCCCGACGACGGCAGGATCATCGTCATTGAGATGAACCCGCGGGTGTCGCGCTCCTCGGCGTTGGCCTCTAAGGCCACGGGGTTCCCGATCGCGAAGATCGCCGCCAAGCTCGCCATCGGCTACCGCCTGGACGAGATTCCCAACGACATCACCCGGGTGACGCCGGCGAGCTTCGAGCCGACGCTCGACTACGTCGTGGTGAAGGTCCCCCGCTTCAACTTCGAGAAGTTCCCCGCCGCCGACACCACGCTCACCACGACCATGAAGTCGGTGGGCGAGGCGATGGCCATCGGCCGCAACTTCACCACCGCCCTGCAGAAGGCGCTGCGGTCGCTGGAGAAGCGCGGGTCGAGCTTCCACTGGGGCGAGGAGTCCCGTTCGGTGGAGGAGCTGCTCGAGGTCGCGAAGACCCCGACCGACGGACGCATCGTGGTCCTCCAGCAGGCGCTGCGCCTGGGTGCCACCCCTGAGCAGGCCTTCGACGCCACGGCGATCGATCCGTGGTTCCTCGATCAGATCGTGCTCATCAACGAGGTGGCCGATGCCATTCGCGATGCCGAGCAGCTGGATGACGCGACCCTGCGTCTGGCGAAGGATCACGGCTTCAGCGACGTGCAGATCGCGCAGCTGCGCGGCATCTCCGAGGCCGAGGCGCGGGCGGTGCGCCACGGACTCGGGATCCGCCCGGTGTACAAGACCGTCGACACCTGCGCGGGGGAGTTCCCGGCGCTGACCCCGTACCACTACTCCAGCTACGACAGCGAGACCGAGATCGCCGCATCGGAGCGCACCAAGGTGGTCATCATCGGCTCGGGCCCCAACCGCATCGGCCAGGGTGTGGAGTTCGACTACTCGTGCGTCCACGCCTCGTTCGCCCTCGCCGACGCCGGCTTCGAGACCATCATGGTCAACTGCAACCCCGAGACCGTGTCGACCGACTACGACACCTCCGACCGGCTGTACTTCGAGCCGCTGACGCTGGAGGACGTGCTGGAGGTCCTGCACGCCGAGTCGCAGTCGGGTGAGATCCTCGGCGTCATCTGCCAACTGGGCGGCCAGACGCCGCTCGGTCTCGCGCAGGGGATCGAGGATGCCGGCTACCGGATCCTCGGCACGAGTCCCGCCGCGATCGAGCTCGCCGAGGAGCGGGAGCTGTTCTCGCGCCTCCTCGACGACGCCGATCTGATCGCGCCGCGCAACGGCACCGCGACCGACGTCAATCAGGCCGTGACGATCGCCGAGGAGATCGGGTACCCGGTGCTCGTCCGCCCGAGCTTCGTGCTCGGCGGCCGCGGCATGGAGATCGTGTACGACACCCCGAGCCTGCGCGACTACTTCGTGCGCATCGCCGATCAGGCGATCATCGGTCCGGGGATGCCGCTTCTGGTCGACCGGTTCCTCGACGACGCGATCGAGATCGACGTCGACGCCCTCTACGACGGCGATCGGCTCTATATCGGCGGAATCATGGAGCACCTCGAGGAGGCCGGCATCCATTCCGGCGACTCCAGCTGCGCCCTGCCGCCGATGTCGCTCGGTCGCAGCGACATCGACAGGGTGCGCGAGGCGACGCTCGCGATCGCACACCGCGTGGGGGTGCGGGGGCTCCTGAACGTGCAGTTCGCGATCAGCGCCGGTGTGCTCTACGTCATCGAGGCCAATCCCCGCGCGAGCCGCACGGTGCCGTTCGTCTCCAAGGCCCTCGGGATTCCGCTCGCCAAGGCCGCGAGCCGCATCATGGCGGGTTCGACGGTGGCCGAGCTCGTGACCGAGGGAATGCTCCCCGAGGCCGACGGCTCGCGCGTGCCGCTGGGAGCGCCCGTCGCCGTGAAGGAGGCGGTGCTGCCGTTCAAGCGGTTCCGCACCCGCGACGGTCAGATCGTCGACTCGGTGCTCGGGCCCGAGATGCGCTCCACCGGTGAGGTGATGGGCATCGATCGCGACTTCCCGACCGCGTTCGCCAAGAGCCAAGAGGCCGCATACGGCGGGATGCCGCTGACGGGCACCGTCTTCATCTCGGTCGCCGACGGCGACAAGCGTGCCGTGATCCTTCCCGCCCATCGTCTCCAGGAGCTCGGGTTCGACCTCGTGGCCACCGAGGGGACCGCGGAGATCCTCGGGCGCAACGGCATCCGGGTGCGCGTGGTGAACAAGTACTCCGCGACGCAGGCGACGGGAGAGACGAACATCGTCGACCTCATCAACGCCGGCGACATCGACATCGTCGTGAACACCCCGAGCGGCGGGCTTGCCCGTGCCGACGGATACGAGATCCGCGCGGCGGCGGTCGCGGCCGACAAAGCCCTGTTCACCACGATGGCCGTGCTCGGTGCCGCCGTGAGCGCCCTCCCGGTGCTGCGTGAGGGATTCGCGGTGCGGAGCCTGCAGGAGTACGCCGCCGATCGGGCGGAGGCCCGGTGACCGGTTTCGCCGAACGGCTGCGCGCAGCCCTCGACACCCACGGGCCCCTCTGCGTCGGGATCGACCCCCACGCGCACCTCCTCGCCGAGTGGGGCCTCGATGACACCGCCGCCGGGGTTCGGGACTTCGGGCTGCGGACAGTCGACGCGGCGGCTGGACGCGTCGGCGTGGTGAAGCCCCAAGTGGCCTTCTTCGAGAGGTTCGGGGCTGCCGGCTTCGCCGCGCTGGAGGAGACGCTCGCCGCCGCACGTGCGGCGGGGCTCATCGTCATCGCCGACGCCAAGCGGGGCGACATCGGCAGCACGATGGCCGCGTACGCGGCCGCGTGGCTGCACCCCGGCTCACCATTGGAAGCCGACGCGCTCACCGTCAGTCCCTACCTCGGACCCGATTCGCTCCGCGAGACCCTCACCGGCGCTGTCCGCGCGGGCAAGGGCGTTTTCGTCCTGGCGGGCACCAGCAACCCCGAAGCGACGTCGTTGCAGACCGCGCACCCCGTGGATGTGGCGACGGATGACGGCCAGACCGTCGCCGCCCGGGTCGCGCGCGACGTCACGTGGGTGAACGGCTCGGCCGCCTTCACCGGCGACCTCGGTCCGATCGGACTCGTCGTGGGCGCGACGGTGGACCGCTGGGAACTCGGGCTCACCGACGACCTGCTCCGCGGTGCGCCGATCCTCGCGCCCGGTTTCGGAGCCCAGGGCGCCGCGCCCGCCGACCTGCCGCGCCTGTTCGGGGCGCTCTCGCACAACGTGATCGCCAGCGAGAGCCGCAGCATCCTCTCCGCTGGACCGACGGATCTCGCCGCCCGGATCGACGATCGGCAGGCTCTGTACCGGGAGGAACAGTCGTGACATCGTCCCGTCGCCCGCCCGAGGTCGATCGCCGCGCCGCGTCTGAGCGGGCCGTCGCTGCGCGACGCGCCCGCGCCGCTCTCAAGCGCGACCTGGCCACCCGCGTCATCTCACCCCAGGAGCTCACGCGTCGTGCCTTCGCCGCGCCGGACTCGCCTGCCGGAACGTTGCGCGTCACCGAGTTCCTCACCGCACTGCCGGCGATCGGGGAAGGCAAGCGCGACCGGATCCTCGAGTCCCTCGCCATCTCGCCGGTCAAGCGGCTCGGCGGGCTCGGCGCGCGCCAGCGCCGCGATCTGACGGCCTTCCTCGACGAGCGGTGGCCCGAGCCCGAGCCGCGGACGGGACGGAGTCGTCTGATCGTGCTGGCCGGACCGACGGCGGTGGGGAAGGGGACGGTCGCGACGCACATCAAGACACATCACCCCGAGATCCTGCTCTCCGTCTCCGCGACGACGCGTGCACCGCGACCGGGGGAGCGGGACGGCGAGCACTACTACTTCGTCGACGACGTCGAGTTCGACAGACTCATCGCCGAAGGCCAGCTCCTCGAGTGGGCGACGGTGCACAACTCCCACCGGTACGGCACCCCCCGCCGGCCGATCGAGGAGGCGCTTGCGACGGGGCGCACGGTGCTGCTCGAGATCGATCTGCAGGGCGCCCGGCAGGTGAGGGCGGCCGAGCCGTCGGCGACGCTGGTCTTCCTCCTCCCGCCCAGCTGGGACGAGCTGGTGAACCGGCTGGTGGGGCGCGGCACCGAGGGTGCGGAGGAGCGGGCGCGCCGGCTGCGGACGGCGCGGGTGGAGCTGGCGGCGCAGTCGGAGTTCGATTACCACGTGGTCAACGACGACGTCGCACGGGCGGCGGCGGAGGTCGTCTCGCTCGCCGCGCGCTGACCTCGCGGACGCGGACGTTTCAGAACGTTACGCCCGATGTGTCATCGGGCGCCGGGGTGGGCAGGCTGGGTGCATGCCCACCCCGGACTCCCGCGTCATCGACGTGCCCGCCGCCGGCGGACGCCGTGGCGCGGTGCGGGTGGCCGGCGTGTCGCGGACCTTCCCGACGCCGGCTCCGCTGCCCGTCCTTCGCGGAGTGGACCTCGCGCTCGCGCCCGGTGAGATCGTGGCCGTCGTCGGCCCCTCCGGGTGCGGCAAGTCCACGCTGCTGCGTCTTCTCGCGGGGCTGGACACCCCGACCGCCGGGATGATCGAGCTCGACGACGCCCCCGTCCGCGACACCGACGAGCGCACCGCGGTGGCGTTCCAGGAGCCGCGTCTCCTGCCGTGGCGCACCATCGCGGACAACGTCTCGCTGGGTCTTCCCCGCGGGGTGCGGGGGGCGGAGCGCCGTGAGCGCGTCGCCGAGCTCCTCGACCTCGTCGGTCTCGGCCACGCCGCCGATCGCCGTCCGCGGGAGGTCTCCGGCGGGATGGCCCAGCGCGCCTCCCTCGCCCGGGCGCTGGCTCGAGGTCCGGAGGTCCTGCTGCTCGACGAGCCCTTCGGGGCCCTGGATGCGCTCACCCGCCTGCGCATGCAGGACCTCCTGCTGCAGATCCACGCTGCGCGGCCCACCACCGTCCTCCTCGTCACGCACGACGTCGAGGAGGCCCTGTACCTGGCCGACCGCGTGCTGCTCCTTCGCTCGCTCGGTGGCGACCCCGCGGCATCCTCGATCGCCCGGATCGTCGACGTGCCCGGCATCCGTCCGCGCGATCGCGCCGCCCATGACTTCACCGCTCTGCGCGCCGAGCTCCTCGAGGGACTCGGCGTCGACACCCACCACAGCACGCCCGACACCCGCCGCACCGCCGAGGAGACCCGATGAGCACCATCGTCCGCCGAACCGTTCCCGCCCTCGCGATCGCCGGAACGATCATGCTCGCCACGACAGGATGCCTCGCCGGCGAGAGCGCAGACGCGTCGAACGCGGATGCCGCGGGCTCGGCCGGCGCCGAGGGTGCCGAGTGGTCCACCGACACCTTGTCGATCGACTTCGCCACCTACAACCCCCTGAGCCTCATCGTTCGCGACCAGGGGCTCATCGAAGAGGCCCTCGGCGACGACGTCACCGTCGAGTGGGTGCAGTCGGCGGGATCGAACAAGGCCAACGAGTTCCTGCGCGCCGGCTCGATCGACGTCGGCTCGACGGCGGGCTCGGCGGCGCTCCTCGCCCGCGCGAACGGCTCGCCGATCAAGGTGATCGACATCTACTCCCAGCCCGAGTGGTCGGCCCTGGTCGTCCCCGAGGGGAGCGACATCACCTCCGTCGCCGATCTGGCCGGGAAGTCGGTGGCCGCCACCCCCGGCACCGATCCCTACTTCTTCCTCCTCCAGGCTCTGGAGACGGAAGGGCTGACGATCGCCGACATCCAGCTGCAGAACCTGCAGCACGCCGACGGCCGCGCCGCCCTCGACGCCGGCTCGGTCGATGCGTGGGCGGGCCTGGACCCGATCATGGCCGCTGCCGAGGCGGAGTCGGGCGCCGAGCTGCTCTACCGCAACGTGGACTTCAACTCCTATGGCTTCCTCAATGCCACCGAGGAGTTCCTGACCGACCACCCCGACGTCGCGCAGGTCGTCGTCGACGCCTACGAGGAGGCCCGCGCGTGGGCCCTGGAGAACCCCGACGAGACCGCGGCACTCCTCGCCGAGGTCGCCGGCATCGATCTCGCCGTGGCCGAGACGGTGATCACCGAGCGCTCCAACCTCGATGTCGGCGGCATCCCCGGCGACGACCAGCTGGCGGTGCTGGAGAAGATCGGTCCGGTGCTCGTGGAGTCCGGGTCGATCCAGGGCGGTCAGGCCGCGGTCGACGACGCGCTCGCCACCCTCATCGACGACAGCTTCGCCCGCACGGCCACGGAGGACCAGTGAGCACCGACGTCCGACAGGGCCGCGCCTCGACCCTCGATCACGACCCCGACCGGAGCGTGACGACCGTCACGGCTCCTCCGGTCACCGCCCCCGTCGCTCCGGCGACGGGGGCTCCCGCGCGCCGGGAGTTCTGGGCGCGGCCCGGGATCCGCGTCATCGGCGGCCTCGTCGTCCCGGCTCTGCTTCTCCTCGCTTGGCAGGTCGCCTCCAGCACCGGGGCCATCCCGGCCTACCGGCTGCCGCCGCCCGCGACGGTGGTCACCGCCGCGATCGAGATGGCGCAGACCGGTGAGCTGTGGCTGAACATCGCGATCTCGGTGCAGCGCGTGCTGCTCGGATTCGCCCTGGGGTCGGTCATCGGCATCGCCGCGGCCGCTCTGGTGGGCCTCACCCGCATCGGCGACGTGCTGCTGAGCCCGTCGCTCGCGGCGCTTCGGGCCATTCCGTCCCTCGCGCTCGTCCCGCTCCTGCTGCTGTGGATGGGAATCGGCGAGGAGTCGAAGGTCACCCTCATCGCCATCGGCGCCTTCTTCCCGGTCTTCACCACCGTCGCCGGCGCCCTCCGTCACGTCGACGCGCACCTGGTCGAGATGGGGCGGTCGTTCAGCCTGCGCGGCTGGGATCTCTTCCGCACCATCCAGCTTCCCGCCGTCCTGCCGGCGCTCGTGTCGGGTCTGCGCCTCGGCATGGCACAGGCGTGGCTGTTCCTGGTCGCTTCCGAGCTTCTGGGCGCGGCAATGGGGCTCGGCTTCCTGCTCACGATCTCGCAGCAGACCGGACGGGTCGACCGGATCCTCCTCACGATCGTTCTGCTGGCCCTCCTCGGTGCACTCTCGAACGCCATTCTCAGCGTGGTGCAGAAGCGGCTCCTGCGGCGGTGGGTGTGACCACCCCTCAGGCCCTCGATCGCTCCGCGCTGCGCTTCGCCCCGCCGAGGGGTCTCGCCGCCGATGCCAACGTCACCGCCGAGGCCTACGAACGCGGCGCCGCTGATCCCCTCGGATTCTGGGACGATGCCGCCCGACGCCTGGACTGGACGACGCCGTGGCAGCGGACGCTGGCGTGGACGCCCCCCGATCCCGACGACCCCGCCGTGATCCCCTCGGCGACCTGGTTCGGCGGCGGACGCCTGAACGTCGCGGTCAACTGCGTCGACCGTCACGTGGCAGCCGGCCGCGGCGACACGGTGGCGCTCTACTTCGAAGGGGAGCCGGGAGATCGGCGCCGGGTCACCTACGCCGACCTGCAGCGGGAGGTCGCGCGTGCTGCGCACGCGCTGACCGCTCTGGGTGTCACGGCGGGCGACCGGGTGGTGGTGTACCTGCCGGTGCTCGTCGAGACCGTCGTCGTCGCGCTCGCGTGCGCACGGATCGGCGCCGTGCACTCCCTCGTCTTCGGCGGATTCTCGGCCGAGGCCCTCCGCTTCCGACTGCAGGACACCGGGGCCAAGCTGCTCGTCACCTCCGACGGGCAGTTCCGCCGGGGGGCGGCCGTGGAGGTGAAGTCGACGGCGGATGCCGCGGCTGAGGGCCTCGCCGACCTCGAGCACGTCCTGGTGGTGCGGCGCACCGGGCACGAGGTGCCC encodes the following:
- a CDS encoding aliphatic sulfonate ABC transporter substrate-binding protein, with the protein product MSTIVRRTVPALAIAGTIMLATTGCLAGESADASNADAAGSAGAEGAEWSTDTLSIDFATYNPLSLIVRDQGLIEEALGDDVTVEWVQSAGSNKANEFLRAGSIDVGSTAGSAALLARANGSPIKVIDIYSQPEWSALVVPEGSDITSVADLAGKSVAATPGTDPYFFLLQALETEGLTIADIQLQNLQHADGRAALDAGSVDAWAGLDPIMAAAEAESGAELLYRNVDFNSYGFLNATEEFLTDHPDVAQVVVDAYEEARAWALENPDETAALLAEVAGIDLAVAETVITERSNLDVGGIPGDDQLAVLEKIGPVLVESGSIQGGQAAVDDALATLIDDSFARTATEDQ
- a CDS encoding ABC transporter permease is translated as MSTDVRQGRASTLDHDPDRSVTTVTAPPVTAPVAPATGAPARREFWARPGIRVIGGLVVPALLLLAWQVASSTGAIPAYRLPPPATVVTAAIEMAQTGELWLNIAISVQRVLLGFALGSVIGIAAAALVGLTRIGDVLLSPSLAALRAIPSLALVPLLLLWMGIGEESKVTLIAIGAFFPVFTTVAGALRHVDAHLVEMGRSFSLRGWDLFRTIQLPAVLPALVSGLRLGMAQAWLFLVASELLGAAMGLGFLLTISQQTGRVDRILLTIVLLALLGALSNAILSVVQKRLLRRWV
- a CDS encoding ABC transporter ATP-binding protein, whose amino-acid sequence is MPTPDSRVIDVPAAGGRRGAVRVAGVSRTFPTPAPLPVLRGVDLALAPGEIVAVVGPSGCGKSTLLRLLAGLDTPTAGMIELDDAPVRDTDERTAVAFQEPRLLPWRTIADNVSLGLPRGVRGAERRERVAELLDLVGLGHAADRRPREVSGGMAQRASLARALARGPEVLLLDEPFGALDALTRLRMQDLLLQIHAARPTTVLLVTHDVEEALYLADRVLLLRSLGGDPAASSIARIVDVPGIRPRDRAAHDFTALRAELLEGLGVDTHHSTPDTRRTAEETR